A section of the Oncorhynchus gorbuscha isolate QuinsamMale2020 ecotype Even-year linkage group LG04, OgorEven_v1.0, whole genome shotgun sequence genome encodes:
- the LOC124033396 gene encoding putative claudin-24: MRQAGWVGPSATTGEGDGLPSHSLAVLQPGQREGQRKKQKECEECKQRRLTLKMVLLTAKIMERTALFVIFGGLVTTLVTTFIPLWKTLNSELNEVENWYSGLWHICIFAEEVGMQCKAFESLMALPMDLLASRVLMLVSVGTGALAVVVAFPGLEGVELGSGRQQGLKRGLLIVSGVLSWVSGLTTLAPVSLVAYVTLVEFWDENLPDVVPRWEYGEAMFSGWFAGLFLVIGGSLFFVAVCMADHDRQQRVASLPNTPQEKPRSQYYLKTEVL, translated from the coding sequence ATGAGGCAGGCTGGCTGGGTCGGTCCAAGTGCTACCACAGGAGAGGGGGACGGGCTTCCCAGTCACTCACTAGCTGTTCTTCagccaggacagagagagggacagagaaagaagcAGAAAGAGTGCGAGGAGTGTAAGCAACGACGACTGACACTGAAGATGGTGCTCCTGACTGCCAAAATCATGGAGAGGACTGCGCTCTTTGTGATATTCGGGGGTCTGGTCACTACTCTGGTCACCACCTTCATTCCCCTGTGGAAGACCTTGAACTCAGAGCTGAACGAAGTGGAGAACTGGTACTCAGGCCTGTGGCACATCTGCATATTTGCCGAGGAGGTTGGGATGCAATGTAAAGCCTTTGAATCCCTCATGGCCCTGCCCATGGACTTGCTGGCTTCCCGGGTGCTCATGCTGGTGTCTGTGGGTACTGGGGCCCTAGCCGTGGTGGTGGCCTTCCCGGGCCTGGAGGGGGTGGAACTGGGCTCTGGGAGGCAGCAAGGATTAAAGAGGGGCCTCCTCATTGTCAGTGGGGTGCTGTCCTGGGTGTCGGGGCTCACAACACTGGCCCCCGTCTCCCTGGTGGCCTACGTGACCCTGGTGGAGTTCTGGGACGAGAACCTGCCTGACGTCGTTCCACGCTGGGAGTATGGCGAGGCCATGTTCTCCGGCTGGTTTGCGGGTCTCTTCCTGGTCATTGGAGGCTCTCTTTTCTTTGTGGCTGTGTGCATGGCGGATCATGACAGGCAGCAGCGAGTGGCCAGCCTCCCAAACACCCCCCAGGAAAAGCCAAGGAGTCAGTACTACTTAAAGACAGAGGTTTTATAA